From the Croceicoccus marinus genome, the window ACATCGACACAGACGCATTCGGCCTCTGCCGGGGGATGGGGAGCGGCGTCGCGGTCGAATCCGATCACGCGGTATCTCGCTGCAAGCTTCTTTACGATGGCTGAGCCGATATAGCCGCTCGAGCCAGTAACGATCACGACAGGTTTATCGGAGTTGTCAGTCAAGATATGATCCTTGCTTCGACTTTGAACGACCTCACGACCCTTGAGCGGTGCCTAAAAACCTCAATCTAACAGAGTTTCCAACCCGAAAGCGTGCGGGAAAACGCAGTCCTTCTCCCTGTTACGAAATAACGATCGATTTCCCTCACATCGAGAGCAATTTCCGCAGCGAGCGGGCATTGGATTTAACTAACGGCACCCTTCCTGCCGAGCCTCGGGTTTCCTCGGCAGCCGATAATACGGACCAGCGCGAAAGACCAACGAGTCGGCTTTGAAATAGGAACACATGGTAAGGGGAGACCGTAGTTCTGTCATATCAAACTACAATTTTCGAAGAGTAGGAGGCGACATGAAGGCCCAAGACGTAATGACATCGAACCCCGCATGCTGCAATCCATCGAGCACCGTGCAAGAGGCAGCTTTACTGATGGTCGATAATGATTGCGGCCAAATTCCCGTTGTCGACGATTCCGGCGCTTTGGTGGGTGTGGTGACTGACAGGGACATCGCCTGCCGGTGTGTTGCCAAAGGCTATTCCTCCGATCAAAGTGTGGAGGAAGTGATGACGTCGTCACCTGTCACTGTCAGCGTCAATGCGAGTGTCGATGAATGCTGCGCCAAGATGGAAGACAATCAGGTTCGCCGGCTTCCGGTGGTCGATGACGAGGGCAAATGTTGCGGTATCGTTGCGCAGGCCGACATCGCCAGAAGTGCAGCCGAGAAGGAAACCGGCGACCTCGTGCGCGAGGTATCGGAGGCCAGTTCGGAGCCAGCTTCGGCGGGATGCTGCTAGTCGCACAAGACTATTGATTTTACGCGGATAAAGCGGACGGGGCGATCTGATCGGTTCCCCACCGCCATCGCTCGTTACTTGCCAATCGCATCACCCCCGACTATCTGGGCCCAGTGAAATTCATTCGTGCCTTGACCTTGATCCTGTTTGGATTCGGACTCTTCGTCCAGGTTGGAGCGAATGCGGCAGCCCTTCCTCAGATCGAAGCGGCGGAGATGAGCGATTGTGCCGAGATGGCCGATAGCGACACATCCCCTGATCCGACAGGACCATGTTCCAGCATGACGCTCGATTGCGTGATTGCCATGAATTGCTTGCCGCCTTTGGCTCTGTCGAATGCGACTGAAATGGAGGGTGCGCCCCTTCGTTTGGTACCGAGCGACCTTGTTTCTGCGGCCCCGTGGTTTGAAACAGATCCACCGCGACCGGAATCGCCTCCTCCAAAACCAATCCTCACCGTCTAGTTTTCCCTGAAGGCGCGCTGCGCCTTTTG encodes:
- a CDS encoding CBS domain-containing protein is translated as MKAQDVMTSNPACCNPSSTVQEAALLMVDNDCGQIPVVDDSGALVGVVTDRDIACRCVAKGYSSDQSVEEVMTSSPVTVSVNASVDECCAKMEDNQVRRLPVVDDEGKCCGIVAQADIARSAAEKETGDLVREVSEASSEPASAGCC
- a CDS encoding NAD(P)-dependent oxidoreductase, with amino-acid sequence MTDNSDKPVVIVTGSSGYIGSAIVKKLAARYRVIGFDRDAAPHPPAEAECVCVDVTDQASIDAAFERVRTPMAKGSPPSSTLLPISILPVNRTPNMTR